In Luxibacter massiliensis, a single genomic region encodes these proteins:
- a CDS encoding PcfB family protein produces MQEEVTQKTVTFCIRTTKVTADLLKKVLAAYLRHQKQKSVEKKAKKNQPKQGKVTVKELAKQNAGMVNIEITNKNIKSFERYARKYGINYALKKDKSKDPPMYLVFFKGRDQDALNAAFREFSQKQIQKANKPSIHKRLATYRAMMPKKSKDKVKNRHQEQSR; encoded by the coding sequence ATGCAGGAAGAGGTAACTCAGAAAACGGTCACGTTCTGCATTCGGACTACCAAAGTAACAGCAGATTTATTGAAAAAGGTTCTTGCTGCTTATCTGCGTCATCAGAAGCAGAAATCGGTAGAGAAGAAAGCGAAGAAGAATCAGCCGAAACAGGGAAAGGTCACGGTAAAAGAGCTGGCAAAACAAAATGCCGGGATGGTCAATATCGAGATCACAAATAAGAATATCAAGTCCTTTGAACGTTATGCCAGAAAATACGGGATCAATTATGCTTTGAAAAAAGATAAGAGTAAAGATCCACCGATGTATCTGGTGTTTTTTAAAGGACGTGATCAGGATGCCCTCAATGCTGCTTTCCGTGAGTTTTCCCAGAAACAGATTCAAAAAGCGAATAAGCCTTCTATTCACAAGCGTCTTGCAACTTACAGAGCAATGATGCCAAAGAAATCGAAGGACAAAGTAAAGAACCGGCATCAGGAGCAGAGCCGATGA